One segment of Ipomoea triloba cultivar NCNSP0323 chromosome 12, ASM357664v1 DNA contains the following:
- the LOC115999453 gene encoding uncharacterized protein LOC115999453: MQEYYPPSKAAKLKKQIQNFQQFGNEDIPEAWKRFKELRRQCPKNLMTPGDFISSFDEGLTNRSKIILDTSSFGGIFIDMGPATGKQLIERITSNNAYWYTEGDDIPKREKTAGMFEVGEKMAMQAQLDTIQHMLKQLVQGTTQSVQAVAQPPLIPQIPYVPNPYYCTTGNQVRNNPPGFQGNQGNRGGNQGAQWRNNQNNQNPNQGQFQQGNQNFGNTQGQGFSRPPQDVDMQTLMNLMMAQTTQINKLQAQVESLTAQQQGGGNQFSNQASSSNGRLPASTENPRHQVNAVTTRSGLALKDPPLPSNDLVPKRTDKKDEGTQVEDVLDDSEEEPVIQRDSAKGKAPVPDESTPSKKHERKNKKVDDSVIPCNLLPYPQRLWKSKESDRESKFHKMLDKLEISMPFVEAITQIPSYKKFLKNILVNKKKLEKSAVVDLSEGALTCAVLQHKLPPKLKDLGSFSIPCIIGGFVVGGALCDLGASVSLMPYSLCKRLNMGTPKPTSMTLQMADRSIKRPVGVLEDVPVMIDQYFSCLDSK; encoded by the exons ATGCAGGAGTACTATCCTCCTTCCAAGGCTGCCAAGTTAAAGAAGCAGATCCAGAATTTTCAGCAGTTTGGCAATGAAGATATTCCTGAGGCTTGGAAGAGATTTAAGGAGTTGAGGAGGCAGTGCCCAAAGAACTTGATGACCCCAGGTGACTTTATTTCATCATTCGATGAGGGATTGACTAACCGGTCGAAGATTATTCTagatacctcatcctttgggggtattttcattgatatgggaccGGCAACTGGAAAGCAGTTGATTGAGAGGATCACCTCTAACAATGCTTACTGGTACACTGAGGGGGATGATATACCTAAGAGAGAGAAGACAGCTGGGATGTTCGAAGTTGGAGAAAAGATGGCAATGCAGGCTCAGCTGGATACCATACAACACATGCTAAAGCAGTTAGTACAGGGCACTACTCAGAGTGTCCAGGCAGTTGCCCAGCCTCCACTGATTCCACAGATTCCTTATGTTCCTAACCCTTACTATTGTACCACAG GCAATCAAGTGAGGAACAATCCACCAGGTTTTCAAGGTAATCAAGGGAACAGAGGTGGCAACCAAGGAGCTCAGTGGAGAAATAATCAGAATAATCAGAATCCCAATCAAGGGCAGTTCCAGCAAGGGAATCAGAATTTTGGGAACACTCAAGGTCAAGGTTTCTCTAGACCACCTCAGGATGTTGATATGCAGACCCTCATGAACCTCATGATGGCTCAGACGACTCAGATAAATAAGTTACAGGCACAGGTAGAGAGCCTCACAGCTCAACAGCAAGGTGGTGGTAATCAGTTTTCTAATCAAGCCTCATCTTCGAATGGTAGACTGCCAGCAAGTACTGAAAATCCAAGGCACCAAGTGAATGCAGTCACCACTAGGAGCGGATTAGCATTGAAGGATCCTCCACTTCCTTCAAATGATCTAGTGCCTAAGAGAACTGATAAGAAGGATGAGGGCACTCAAGTTGAGGATGTTCTTGATGATAGTGAGGAGGAGCCTGTGATTCAGAGAGATAGTGCTAAAGGAAAAGCCCCTGTGCCAGATGAGAGTACTCCAAGTAAGAAgcatgaaaggaagaacaagaaggtAGATGATTCGGTTATACCTTGCAACCTGTTACCATATCCACAGAGGTTGTGGAAATCAAAGGAGTCTGATAGAGAGAGCAAGTTCCATAAGATGTTAGATAAGCTAGAgatctccatgccttttgttgaagcaATCACTCAGATTCCATCGTACAAGAAGTTTCTAAAGAACATTTTAGTCAATAAGAAAAAGCTAGAGAAGAGTGCGGTGGTGGATCTGAGCGAAGGAGCCTTGACCTGTGCAGTTCTTCAACATAAACTACCTCCTAAGCTGAAAGATCTAGGTAGTTTTTCCATCCCTTGCATCATTGGTGGATTTGTAGTTGGTGGTGCTCTGTGTGATCTGGGTGCCAGTGTTAGTCTTATGCCATATTCTTTATGTAAGAGGCTCAACATGGGAACACCAAAACCCACCTCCATGACCCTACAGATGGCGGATCGCTCCATAAAGCGTCCGGTGGGAGTTTTAGAGGATGTCCCGGTCATGATTGATCAGTActttagttgcttggattctaagtga
- the LOC115997950 gene encoding probable cinnamyl alcohol dehydrogenase 1 has translation MASSQSTDNCLGWAARDPSGVLSPHNFSRRVVGSDDVSLDIAYCGVCYADIVWTRNVHGTSKYPLVPGHEIVGIVKEVGSGVQRFKVGDPVGVGTYVNSCRECEYCNDGLEVQCSKGSVLTFDGIDVDGTVTKGGYSTYIVVHQRYCYKIPENYPLASAAPLLCAGITVYTPMMRHNMNQPGKSLGVIGLGGLGHLAVKFGKAFGLKVTVFSTSISKKEEALNLLGADNFVLSSDEQQMMALSKSFDFLINTASGDIPFDLYLSLLKTAGTLALVGFPSEVKFSPGSLNLGMKCIAGSITGGTKLTQELLEFCASQKIYPEIDIIPIQYVNEALERLITKDVKYRFVIDIGGSLK, from the exons ATGGCTTCTTCACAGTCAACGGACAACTGCCTCGGATGGGCTGCCAGAGATCCGTCCGGAGTTCTCTCTCCTCATAATTTTAGCCGCAG GGTTGTTGGGAGTGATGATGTTTCACTAGATATTGCATATTGTGGCGTCTGTTATGCTGATATTGTCTGGACAAGGAATGTACATGGAACATCTAAGTACCCTTTAGTGCCTGG ACATGAGATTGTAGGAATTGTGAAAGAGGTTGGTTCTGGGGTTCAGCGGTTTAAAGTTGGCGACCCTGTGGGAGTTGGAACTTATGTTAACTCTTGCAGGGAGTGTGAGTATTGTAATGATGGATTAGAAGTTCAGTGTTCAAAGGGATCTGTTCTTACTTTTGATGGCATAGATGTAGATGGTACAGTCACCAAGGGAGGATACTCTACTTACATTGTTGTTCATCAAAG GTATTGCTACAAAATTCCTGAAAATTACCCTCTTGCCTCAGCAGCGCCATTGTTGTGTGCTGGAATTACTGTGTACACTCCCATGATGCGACATAACATGAACCAACCTGGTAAGTCGTTGGGTGTGATTGGACTAGGTGGTCTTGGTCACTTGGCGGTGAAGTTTGGCAAAGCTTTTGGATTGAAAGTAACAGTTTTCAGCACCAGTATAtcaaagaaagaagaagctCTGAATCTTCTTGGTGCAGACAATTTTGTGCTCTCGTCTGATGAACAACAGATGATG GCACTATCTAAATCATTTGACTTCCTGATTAACACGGCATCTGGAGATATCCCATTTGATCTATACTTGTCACTGTTGAAGACCGCTGGTACTCTTGCTTTGGTGGGGTTCCCTAGCGAAGTGAAATTTAGCCCCGGAAGCCTAAACTTGG GTATGAAATGCATTGCTGGGAGCATTACTGGCGGAACAAAGCTCACACAGGAATTGCTGGAATTTTGTGCTTCCCAGAAAATTTACCCAGAAATTGACATTATCCCTATTCAGTATGTGAATGAAGCTCTTGAAAGATTAATAACGAAGGATGTGAAATATCGGTTCGTGATTGACATTGGGGGCTCCCTCAAATAG